In Pseudomonas sp. GCEP-101, one DNA window encodes the following:
- a CDS encoding alpha/beta hydrolase, giving the protein MNAKKSLLAASLALAIGNVFAAGNPTVEHNTQAFLEALEAGKGQPLETLSPKDARAVLTGAQSSVKVDLSGTQVSEKTVQTDVGPVKLTIVRPAGVKGTLPVFMYFHGGGWVLGDYPTHARLIRDLVVNSGAVAVYVDYTPSPEAHYPVAINQAYAATRWVAEHGKELNVDGKRLAVAGNSVGGNMAAVVALMAKDKGTPKLRFQALLWPVTDASFETGSYNQFAQGHFLTKPMMQWFWDSYTTDPKQRAEIYASPLRATVDQLKGLPPTLIQTAESDVLRDEGEAYGRKLDAAGVAVTSVRYNGMIHDYGLLNVVSQVPAVQAAMRQAGQELKVHLQ; this is encoded by the coding sequence ATGAACGCCAAGAAATCCCTGCTCGCCGCTTCCCTCGCCCTGGCCATCGGCAACGTGTTCGCCGCGGGCAACCCCACCGTCGAACACAACACCCAGGCCTTCCTCGAAGCGCTGGAGGCCGGCAAGGGCCAGCCGCTGGAAACTCTTTCGCCCAAGGATGCCCGTGCGGTGCTGACTGGCGCCCAGTCGTCGGTGAAGGTCGACCTCTCCGGCACCCAGGTCAGCGAGAAGACCGTGCAGACCGACGTCGGCCCGGTGAAGCTGACCATCGTCCGCCCGGCCGGCGTGAAGGGCACGCTGCCGGTGTTCATGTACTTCCACGGCGGCGGCTGGGTGCTGGGTGATTACCCGACCCACGCCCGCCTGATCCGCGACCTGGTGGTGAATTCCGGCGCGGTCGCGGTCTACGTCGACTACACCCCGTCCCCCGAGGCGCATTACCCGGTGGCGATCAACCAGGCCTACGCCGCGACCCGGTGGGTCGCCGAGCACGGCAAGGAGCTCAACGTCGACGGCAAGCGCCTGGCCGTGGCCGGCAACAGCGTCGGCGGCAACATGGCGGCGGTGGTCGCGCTGATGGCCAAGGACAAGGGCACGCCGAAGCTGCGCTTCCAGGCCCTGCTGTGGCCGGTGACCGATGCCAGCTTCGAGACCGGCTCGTACAACCAGTTCGCCCAGGGGCACTTCCTCACCAAGCCGATGATGCAGTGGTTCTGGGACAGCTACACCACCGACCCGAAACAGCGTGCGGAAATCTATGCCTCGCCGCTGCGCGCCACCGTCGACCAGCTCAAGGGCCTGCCGCCGACCCTGATCCAGACCGCCGAATCCGACGTGCTGCGTGACGAGGGCGAAGCCTACGGTCGCAAACTCGACGCCGCCGGTGTGGCCGTCACGTCCGTGCGCTACAACGGAATGATCCACGACTACGGCCTGCTCAACGTGGTCAGCCAGGTGCCGGCGGTACAGGCCGCCATGCGCCAGGCCGGCCAGGAGCTGAAGGTTCACCTGCAGTAA
- a CDS encoding peptidase U32 family protein yields MSLPKHHLELLSPARDVSIAREAILHGADAVYIGGPSFGARHNACNEVSDIAQLVEFAHRYHARVFTTINTILHDNELEPARALIHQLYDAGVDALIVQDMGIMELDIPPIELHASTQTDIRTLERAKFLDQAGFSQLVLARELNLQEIRAIADETDAAIEFFIHGALCVAFSGQCNISHAQTGRSANRGDCSQACRLPYTLKDDQGRVVAFEKHLLSMKDNNQSANLSALVDAGVRSFKIEGRYKDMGYVKNITAYYRQRLDGILAERPDLARASSGRTDHFFVPDPDKTFHRGSTDYFVSERKIDIGAFDSPTFTGLPVGTVEKVGKRDLLVVTQDPLSNGDGLNVLVKREVVGFRANIAEPRGEFEEDGEKRYRYRVEPNEMPEGLYRLRPNHPLSRNLDHNWQQALQKTSAERRVGLSWVATLREERLELTATSEEGISASVALDGPFGAANKPEQALEQLHDLLGQLGTTQYHADKIELDAPQAFFIPNSQLKSLRREAIEALTAARVQAHPRGGRKAETSPPPVYPESHLSFLYNVYNEKARAFYHRHGVQLIDAAYEAHEETGEVPVMITKHCLRFSFNLCPKQAKGVTGVRTKVQPMQLIHGDEVLTLKFDCKPCEMHVIGKIKGHILGLPQPGSEGVNTIVGQISPEDLLKTIRKPGH; encoded by the coding sequence ATGTCCTTGCCCAAACACCATCTGGAACTGCTCAGCCCTGCCCGCGATGTGTCGATCGCCCGCGAGGCCATCCTGCATGGCGCCGACGCCGTCTACATCGGCGGCCCGAGCTTCGGCGCGCGGCACAATGCCTGCAACGAAGTGAGCGATATCGCCCAGTTGGTGGAGTTCGCCCATCGCTACCACGCGCGGGTGTTCACCACGATCAACACCATCCTCCACGACAACGAGCTGGAGCCGGCCCGTGCGCTGATCCACCAGCTCTACGACGCCGGCGTCGACGCGCTGATCGTGCAGGACATGGGCATCATGGAGCTGGACATCCCGCCGATCGAACTGCACGCCAGCACCCAGACCGACATCCGCACCCTGGAGCGGGCGAAGTTCCTCGATCAGGCCGGCTTCTCCCAGCTGGTGCTGGCCCGTGAGCTGAACTTGCAGGAAATCCGCGCCATCGCCGACGAGACCGATGCCGCCATCGAATTCTTCATCCACGGCGCGCTGTGCGTGGCCTTCTCCGGCCAGTGCAACATCTCCCACGCCCAGACCGGCCGCAGCGCCAACCGCGGCGACTGCTCCCAGGCCTGCCGCCTGCCCTACACCCTGAAGGATGACCAGGGCCGCGTGGTCGCCTTCGAGAAGCACCTGCTGTCGATGAAGGACAACAACCAGAGCGCCAACCTCAGCGCCCTGGTGGACGCCGGCGTGCGCTCCTTCAAGATCGAAGGGCGCTACAAGGACATGGGCTACGTGAAGAACATCACCGCCTATTACCGCCAGCGCCTGGACGGCATCCTCGCCGAACGCCCGGATCTGGCCCGCGCGTCCAGCGGCCGTACCGACCACTTCTTCGTGCCGGACCCGGACAAGACCTTCCACCGCGGCAGCACCGACTACTTCGTCAGCGAGCGCAAGATCGACATCGGCGCCTTCGACTCGCCGACCTTCACCGGCCTGCCCGTGGGCACCGTGGAGAAAGTCGGCAAGCGCGACCTGCTGGTGGTGACCCAGGACCCGCTGTCCAACGGCGACGGCCTCAACGTGCTGGTGAAGCGCGAAGTGGTCGGCTTCCGCGCCAACATCGCCGAGCCCAGGGGCGAGTTCGAGGAAGACGGCGAGAAGCGCTACCGCTACCGCGTCGAGCCCAACGAGATGCCGGAAGGCCTCTACCGCCTGCGGCCGAACCACCCGCTGTCGCGCAACCTGGACCACAACTGGCAGCAGGCGCTGCAGAAGACGTCCGCCGAACGCCGCGTCGGCCTGTCGTGGGTCGCCACACTGCGCGAAGAACGCCTGGAACTGACCGCCACCAGCGAGGAAGGCATCAGCGCCAGCGTCGCCCTGGACGGCCCGTTCGGCGCGGCCAACAAGCCGGAGCAGGCGCTGGAGCAACTGCACGACCTGCTCGGCCAACTGGGTACCACCCAGTACCACGCTGACAAGATCGAGCTGGACGCCCCGCAGGCGTTCTTCATTCCCAACTCGCAGCTGAAATCGCTGCGCCGCGAGGCCATCGAGGCGCTCACCGCGGCGCGCGTGCAGGCCCATCCCCGCGGCGGCCGCAAGGCCGAGACCAGCCCGCCGCCGGTGTACCCGGAGTCGCACCTGTCCTTCCTGTACAACGTGTACAACGAGAAGGCCCGCGCGTTCTACCACCGCCACGGCGTGCAGCTGATCGACGCGGCCTACGAGGCCCATGAAGAGACGGGCGAGGTGCCGGTAATGATCACCAAGCACTGCCTGCGCTTCTCCTTCAACCTGTGCCCGAAACAGGCCAAGGGCGTCACGGGCGTGCGCACCAAGGTGCAGCCGATGCAGCTGATCCACGGCGACGAGGTGCTGACCCTGAAGTTCGACTGCAAGCCGTGCGAGATGCACGTGATCGGCAAGATCAAGGGCCACATCCTCGGCCTGCCGCAGCCGGGCAGCGAAGGCGTGAACACCATCGTCGGGCAGATCAGCCCGGAAGATCTGCTCAAGACCATTCGCAAGCCAGGGCATTGA
- a CDS encoding helix-turn-helix domain-containing protein, protein MDIADVARRSGVPASTLRFYEEKGLIVSLAKPGARRQFAPQILDQLALISLGQSAGFSLEEIRSMFAGDGTTHIDRQMLSAKADELDATIRRLRAMSRGLRHAAACPAPSHAECPTFQKLVKAAADSALAGKKERGRLRKGQGAV, encoded by the coding sequence ATGGATATCGCTGACGTGGCCCGACGTTCCGGCGTGCCGGCATCGACCCTGCGTTTCTACGAGGAAAAGGGGTTGATCGTCTCGCTGGCCAAGCCCGGTGCGCGCCGCCAGTTCGCGCCGCAGATCCTCGACCAGCTGGCGCTGATCAGCCTGGGCCAGTCGGCCGGCTTCAGCCTGGAGGAAATCCGCTCGATGTTCGCCGGCGACGGCACCACCCACATCGACCGGCAGATGCTCTCGGCCAAGGCGGACGAACTGGACGCCACGATCAGACGCCTGCGCGCGATGAGCCGCGGGTTGCGCCATGCGGCGGCGTGCCCGGCGCCCAGTCATGCGGAGTGCCCGACGTTCCAGAAGCTGGTGAAGGCGGCGGCGGACAGTGCGCTGGCGGGGAAGAAGGAGCGGGGGCGGCTGAGGAAGGGGCAGGGTGCTGTCTGA
- a CDS encoding sensor domain-containing diguanylate cyclase — MKRDIRLAILLLSIISLAVATATAWELWSARERTLADATTHNLNLTQALDTYVEGVVTQSSMLLLGLAERLESEGTGAANLQRLNDLVKRQQHLLGQLNGVGIYDAKGNWLMTSTGPFPPGSNSADRGYFIHHRDNPSLDAYIGGPIHSRATGVWVITVSRRYNDAHGNFAGVIVAALGVQDFLRLFGKIDIGKTGAIGVAISNGQVLVRYPFRESDMGQILSRSPIFTRYLDNAMVGSATFTSSLDGVERIYAFRQNERYPLVTSVALGKDEALAAWRDDALRTVIIAFGLLMVIVVIGSLLILAIQRRIGTERLLRDAREDLIKANRQLEVLASRDPLTGLENRRSFDDHLAAELRRAHRERAPLGLLLIDIDHFKRFNDTYGHPAGDDCLRRIGRVLADSVRRPADLAARYGGEELAVILPNTGAEGAQAVAEQFMQRLQQANLTHAGSPLGRITASIGIATLPAGSDSSPHALIEAADRALYRAKAAGRNRLERATTAPEAAR, encoded by the coding sequence GTGAAACGCGACATCCGCCTAGCCATCCTCCTGCTGTCGATCATCAGCCTCGCCGTGGCCACCGCCACGGCCTGGGAGCTGTGGTCGGCGCGCGAGCGCACCCTGGCGGATGCCACCACCCACAACCTCAACCTGACCCAGGCGCTGGATACCTATGTCGAAGGCGTGGTCACCCAGAGCTCCATGCTCCTGCTGGGTCTCGCCGAACGCCTGGAGAGCGAAGGGACCGGCGCCGCCAACCTGCAGCGCCTGAACGACCTGGTGAAGCGCCAGCAGCACCTGCTCGGGCAGCTCAACGGCGTGGGCATCTACGATGCGAAGGGCAACTGGCTGATGACCTCCACCGGCCCCTTCCCGCCCGGCTCCAACAGCGCCGACCGCGGCTATTTCATCCACCACCGCGACAACCCTTCGCTGGATGCGTACATCGGCGGGCCGATCCACAGCCGCGCCACCGGCGTCTGGGTGATCACCGTCAGCCGCCGCTACAACGACGCCCACGGCAACTTCGCCGGGGTGATCGTCGCGGCCCTCGGCGTGCAGGACTTCCTGCGCCTGTTCGGCAAGATCGACATTGGCAAGACCGGCGCCATCGGCGTGGCCATCAGCAACGGCCAGGTGCTGGTGCGCTACCCGTTCCGCGAGAGCGACATGGGCCAGATCCTCTCGCGCTCGCCGATCTTTACCCGCTACCTGGACAACGCCATGGTCGGCAGCGCGACCTTCACCTCCTCGCTGGACGGCGTCGAACGCATCTACGCCTTCCGCCAGAACGAGCGCTACCCGCTGGTGACCTCGGTCGCCCTGGGCAAGGACGAGGCCCTGGCCGCCTGGCGCGATGACGCCCTGCGCACGGTCATCATCGCCTTCGGCCTGCTGATGGTCATCGTGGTGATCGGCAGCCTGCTGATCCTCGCCATCCAGCGCCGCATCGGCACCGAGCGGCTGCTGCGCGATGCCCGCGAAGACCTGATCAAGGCCAACCGCCAACTGGAAGTGCTCGCCTCCCGCGACCCGCTCACCGGCCTGGAGAACCGCCGCAGCTTCGACGACCACCTCGCCGCCGAGCTGCGCCGTGCCCACCGCGAGCGCGCGCCGCTGGGGCTGCTGCTGATCGACATCGACCACTTCAAGCGTTTCAACGACACCTACGGCCACCCGGCCGGCGACGACTGCCTGCGCCGCATCGGCCGCGTCCTGGCCGACAGCGTGCGCCGCCCTGCCGACCTCGCCGCGCGCTACGGCGGCGAGGAGCTGGCGGTGATCCTGCCCAACACCGGCGCGGAGGGAGCGCAGGCCGTGGCCGAGCAGTTCATGCAGCGCCTGCAGCAGGCCAACCTCACCCACGCCGGCAGCCCCCTGGGCCGCATCACCGCCAGCATCGGCATCGCCACCCTGCCCGCCGGGAGTGACAGCAGCCCCCACGCCCTGATCGAAGCCGCCGACCGCGCGCTGTACCGCGCCAAGGCCGCCGGGCGCAATCGCCTGGAACGTGCGACCACTGCCCCGGAAGCCGCGCGATGA
- a CDS encoding GGDEF domain-containing protein: MTAPEFPAAPPRQSQGRIPPRLQDAYQAYVIQHYRRFLLAINFIAMAAYDSYVVADALLIPDMARESLLLRTGLSLIGLINIFLVFRFSRSVLLMDLLMPLHDIISTIAWFELLKRSASPDVPFFLYASVVFVLLGNLGVRYSFKGIALVSAIITAIIFYNVWLIHGGAAKPLLIFTLVYLPIALFSLFISWTNIKGVRRAFLADLEERRQRAELAALNLRLQELAATDGLTGVGNRRALDLQLNESWHGMRAHGRPFALLMADIDYFKPYNDHYGHQAGDRCLCQVAESLVGTLRGGQANVYRYGGEEFAILLEATNADDLRCVAERLREQVASLGIEHLYRPDSLRHLTISLGAAMASESGLHEPRELLARCDQHLYVAKQKGRNRVQLSGMPGV, encoded by the coding sequence ATGACCGCACCCGAGTTCCCCGCCGCTCCTCCCCGGCAGTCCCAGGGGAGAATCCCGCCGCGCCTGCAGGATGCCTACCAGGCGTACGTGATCCAGCATTACCGACGCTTCCTGCTGGCGATCAACTTCATCGCCATGGCCGCCTACGACTCCTACGTCGTGGCCGATGCCCTGCTCATTCCGGACATGGCCCGGGAGTCGCTGCTGCTGCGCACCGGCCTGAGCCTGATCGGCCTGATCAACATCTTCCTGGTGTTCCGCTTCAGCCGCAGCGTGCTGCTGATGGACCTGCTGATGCCGCTGCACGACATCATCTCCACCATCGCCTGGTTCGAATTGCTCAAGCGCAGCGCCTCGCCGGACGTGCCGTTCTTCCTCTATGCCTCGGTGGTCTTCGTGCTGCTGGGCAACCTTGGCGTGCGCTACTCCTTCAAGGGTATCGCCCTGGTCTCGGCGATCATCACCGCCATCATCTTCTACAACGTCTGGCTGATCCACGGCGGCGCCGCCAAGCCACTGCTAATATTCACCCTGGTCTACCTGCCCATCGCCCTGTTCAGCCTGTTCATCAGCTGGACCAACATCAAGGGCGTACGCCGCGCCTTCCTCGCCGACCTCGAAGAGCGCCGCCAGCGTGCGGAGCTGGCCGCGCTCAACCTGCGCCTGCAGGAGCTGGCCGCCACCGACGGCCTGACCGGCGTGGGCAACCGCCGCGCACTGGACCTGCAGCTGAACGAGAGCTGGCACGGCATGCGTGCCCACGGTCGGCCCTTCGCCCTGCTGATGGCCGATATCGACTACTTCAAGCCCTATAACGATCACTACGGCCACCAGGCCGGCGACCGTTGCCTGTGCCAGGTCGCCGAAAGCCTGGTCGGCACCCTGCGCGGCGGGCAGGCCAACGTCTATCGTTATGGTGGAGAGGAGTTCGCCATCCTGCTGGAAGCGACCAACGCCGACGATCTGCGCTGCGTCGCCGAACGCCTGCGCGAGCAGGTGGCGAGCCTGGGCATCGAGCACCTCTACCGGCCCGACAGCCTGCGCCACCTGACCATCAGCCTGGGCGCGGCGATGGCCAGCGAGAGCGGCCTGCACGAGCCCCGCGAATTGCTCGCACGCTGCGACCAGCACCTGTACGTCGCCAAGCAAAAAGGTCGCAATCGCGTGCAACTCAGCGGCATGCCCGGCGTCTGA
- a CDS encoding CaiB/BaiF CoA transferase family protein, with the protein MGALSGYRVLDLSRVLAGPWCGQVLADLGAEVIKIERPGVGDDTRGWGPPYMKTADGSDSSEAAYYQSTNRNKLSVALNLASEEGQALVRALACECDVLIENYKAGSLAKYGLDYDSLSKLNPRLVYCSITGFGQTGPRAEEPGYDFIIQGMGGLMSITGEKDGVPGAGPQKVGVAVSDVMTGLYSVVAIQAALLARERTGRGQHCDMALLDVQVAMLGNQSQNYLATGRSPGRQGNAHVNIVPYQVFSAKDMDFIIACGNDSQFVSLCEAIGLPELPKDPRFTRNADRVRNRDIIVGKLAEHFQGDTADNWVRRIHAVKVPVGVINDIGRALEEPQVVARDMLVDIPHAQNPGFRMVGSPLKLSETPVEYQRPAPMLGEHTDEVLKRRLGLDDARLAALKAEGVIEQLGQG; encoded by the coding sequence GATCAAGATCGAACGGCCCGGCGTGGGTGACGATACCCGCGGCTGGGGCCCGCCGTACATGAAGACCGCCGACGGTTCGGACAGCTCCGAGGCCGCGTACTACCAGTCCACCAACCGCAACAAGCTGTCGGTGGCGCTGAACCTGGCGAGCGAGGAAGGCCAGGCGCTGGTGCGCGCGCTGGCCTGCGAGTGCGATGTGCTGATCGAGAACTACAAGGCCGGCTCGCTGGCCAAGTACGGGCTGGATTACGACAGCCTGTCCAAGCTCAATCCGCGCCTGGTGTACTGCTCCATCACCGGCTTCGGCCAGACCGGCCCGCGCGCCGAGGAGCCCGGCTACGACTTCATCATCCAGGGCATGGGCGGGTTGATGAGCATCACCGGCGAGAAGGACGGCGTCCCCGGCGCCGGCCCGCAGAAGGTCGGTGTCGCGGTGTCCGACGTGATGACCGGCCTGTACTCGGTGGTCGCCATCCAGGCGGCGCTGCTGGCGCGGGAAAGGACCGGCCGCGGCCAGCACTGCGACATGGCGCTGCTCGACGTGCAGGTCGCCATGCTCGGCAACCAGAGCCAGAACTACCTCGCCACCGGCCGCTCGCCGGGGCGCCAGGGCAACGCCCACGTCAACATCGTGCCGTACCAGGTGTTCAGCGCGAAGGACATGGACTTCATCATCGCCTGCGGCAACGACAGCCAGTTCGTCTCGCTGTGCGAGGCCATCGGCCTGCCGGAGCTGCCCAAGGACCCGCGCTTCACCCGCAACGCCGACCGCGTACGCAACCGCGACATCATCGTCGGCAAGCTGGCCGAGCATTTCCAGGGCGACACCGCGGACAACTGGGTGCGCCGCATCCACGCGGTGAAGGTGCCGGTGGGCGTGATCAACGATATCGGCCGCGCGCTGGAAGAGCCCCAGGTGGTCGCCCGCGACATGCTGGTGGACATCCCTCACGCGCAGAACCCCGGCTTCCGTATGGTCGGCAGCCCGCTGAAGCTGTCCGAGACGCCGGTGGAATACCAGCGCCCGGCACCCATGCTCGGCGAACACACCGACGAGGTGCTCAAGCGCCGCCTCGGGCTGGACGATGCGCGCCTGGCGGCGCTCAAGGCCGAGGGGGTGATCGAGCAACTGGGCCAGGGCTGA
- a CDS encoding flavodoxin family protein, producing the protein MKTIAIVYHSASGRTERIAQTIASGASRVPDCEVHLLKAQVLIEQPQALLAYHGLILGSPTYLGGVSAPLKALMDATGPLWRQQRLRGRLAAGFTVSALPAGDKQSTLISLFTFCMQHGMLWAGNPILPEQHLGVPVEEAANRLGSWSGLMAQADKTAADFCPGDLKTARLFGEHFAQTLGRLHSPQLEHAKEVQA; encoded by the coding sequence ATGAAAACCATTGCCATCGTCTACCACAGCGCCAGCGGCCGCACCGAACGCATCGCCCAGACCATCGCCAGCGGCGCGAGCCGGGTGCCAGACTGCGAAGTCCACCTGCTCAAGGCGCAGGTGCTGATCGAGCAACCGCAGGCGCTGCTTGCCTATCACGGCCTGATCCTGGGCTCGCCCACCTACCTGGGTGGCGTTTCGGCGCCGCTGAAGGCGCTGATGGACGCCACCGGGCCGCTGTGGCGCCAGCAGAGGCTGCGCGGCCGCCTCGCCGCCGGTTTCACTGTCTCGGCGCTGCCGGCGGGCGACAAGCAGTCCACGCTGATCTCGCTGTTCACCTTCTGCATGCAGCACGGGATGCTCTGGGCCGGCAACCCGATCCTCCCCGAGCAGCACCTGGGCGTGCCGGTCGAAGAAGCGGCCAACCGTCTCGGCTCCTGGTCCGGGCTGATGGCCCAGGCCGACAAGACCGCCGCGGACTTCTGCCCCGGCGACCTGAAGACCGCGCGGCTGTTCGGCGAGCATTTCGCCCAGACCCTGGGCCGCCTGCACTCGCCACAGCTCGAGCATGCAAAGGAGGTGCAGGCATGA
- a CDS encoding FMN-binding negative transcriptional regulator yields MYVPAHFEETRSDELHRLIREHPLGILVTGHDGLLDANHLPFELELAGETPLLRAHVARNNPVWQEADGEEVLVIFRGEHAYVSPNWYPSKHEAHRQVPTWNYQVVHVRGRLKVMDEERFVRGVVGRLTRTHEAGEVKPWKMSDSTPEFISGMLANIVGIEVEISEIVGKSKLSQNKEDRDRLGAAERLEQLGSTALAGAMRSV; encoded by the coding sequence ATGTACGTACCTGCGCATTTCGAGGAAACCCGCTCGGACGAGCTGCACCGGCTGATCCGCGAGCATCCCTTGGGCATCCTGGTCACTGGCCACGACGGCCTGCTCGATGCCAACCACCTGCCGTTCGAGCTGGAGCTCGCCGGCGAGACGCCGCTGCTGCGTGCCCATGTCGCGCGCAACAACCCGGTATGGCAGGAGGCCGACGGTGAGGAGGTGCTGGTGATCTTCCGTGGCGAGCACGCCTACGTTTCGCCCAACTGGTACCCGAGCAAGCACGAGGCGCACCGCCAGGTGCCGACCTGGAACTACCAGGTGGTGCACGTGCGCGGCCGCCTCAAGGTGATGGACGAGGAGCGCTTCGTACGCGGCGTGGTCGGCCGCCTGACCCGCACCCACGAGGCCGGCGAGGTGAAGCCGTGGAAGATGAGCGACTCCACCCCGGAGTTCATCAGCGGCATGCTGGCGAACATCGTCGGCATCGAGGTGGAGATCAGCGAGATCGTCGGCAAGTCCAAGCTCAGCCAGAACAAGGAGGATCGGGATCGGCTGGGGGCCGCCGAGCGGCTGGAGCAGCTCGGGAGCACGGCGCTGGCCGGTGCGATGCGGTCTGTGTAG
- a CDS encoding OprD family porin — MNTRRLPVLVSGLALLPPFALADFLADSKASIETRNFYFNRDYRQSGAAQSKAEEWAQGFLLRYESGYTDGTVGVGVDALGLLGLKLDSSPDRSGSGLLPYSASDRRAADDYSALGLTAKLRASNSTLKVGTLLPKLPVVQYNDTRLLPQTFQGALVESKELDDLDLQLGQLRQVKQRDSTNDEDLSMTRGNKRNIVAGSHLTSDRFNLAGGTYRWNSQLSTSYHYANLEDLYRQHYVSLVHTLPIAEGQSLKSDIRWARSTDDGGSNVDNRALNAMFTYKLGNQAFGLGLQRMSGDTGFAYLSGTDPYLVNYVQIGDFANKDERSWQLRYDFNFATYGMPGLSLMTRYLRGDHIDLLNGQGNGKEWERDTDIGYVVQSGALKNVGFKLRNSTFRSSFGNDMDETRFIVSYTLPIW, encoded by the coding sequence ATGAATACTCGTCGACTCCCTGTGCTGGTCTCCGGACTGGCGCTGCTGCCCCCGTTCGCCCTCGCCGATTTCCTCGCCGACAGCAAGGCCAGCATCGAAACGCGCAACTTCTATTTCAACCGCGACTACCGCCAGAGCGGCGCCGCCCAGTCGAAAGCCGAGGAATGGGCGCAGGGCTTCCTGCTGCGCTACGAATCGGGCTACACCGACGGCACCGTTGGCGTCGGCGTGGATGCCCTCGGCCTGCTGGGCCTGAAGCTCGACTCCAGCCCGGACCGCTCCGGCTCCGGCCTGCTGCCGTATTCCGCCAGCGACCGCCGCGCCGCCGACGACTACAGCGCGCTCGGCCTGACCGCCAAGCTGCGTGCCTCCAACAGCACCCTGAAGGTGGGCACGCTGCTGCCCAAGCTGCCGGTGGTGCAGTACAACGACACCCGCCTGCTGCCGCAGACCTTCCAGGGCGCGCTGGTGGAGTCGAAGGAGCTCGACGACCTCGACCTGCAGCTTGGCCAGTTGCGCCAGGTGAAGCAGCGTGACTCGACCAACGACGAAGACCTGTCGATGACCCGTGGCAACAAGCGCAACATCGTTGCCGGCAGCCACCTCACCAGCGACCGCTTCAACCTCGCCGGCGGCACCTATCGCTGGAACAGCCAGCTCAGCACCAGCTACCACTATGCCAACCTCGAAGACCTCTACCGCCAGCACTACGTGAGCCTGGTGCATACGCTGCCGATCGCCGAGGGCCAGTCGCTGAAGTCCGACATCCGCTGGGCGCGCTCCACCGACGATGGCGGCAGCAACGTCGACAACCGCGCGCTCAATGCCATGTTCACCTACAAGCTGGGCAACCAGGCGTTCGGCCTCGGCCTGCAGCGCATGTCCGGCGACACCGGCTTCGCCTACCTGTCCGGCACCGACCCGTACCTGGTCAACTACGTGCAGATCGGCGATTTCGCCAACAAGGACGAACGCTCCTGGCAGCTGCGCTACGACTTCAACTTCGCCACCTACGGGATGCCCGGGCTGAGCCTGATGACGCGCTATCTGCGCGGCGACCACATCGACCTGCTGAACGGTCAGGGCAACGGCAAGGAGTGGGAGCGCGATACCGACATCGGCTACGTGGTGCAGAGCGGTGCGCTGAAGAACGTCGGCTTCAAGCTGCGCAACAGCACCTTCCGCAGCAGCTTCGGCAACGACATGGACGAAACCCGCTTCATCGTCAGCTACACCCTGCCGATCTGGTAA
- a CDS encoding DUF2798 domain-containing protein: MIPRRCGPLLFALILSGVMTLLVSGLSTWRAIGLAPAFAQLWLGAWLTSWSIAFPLVLVIAPLTRRLVEKLARA, from the coding sequence ATGATCCCGCGCCGCTGCGGCCCGCTGCTGTTCGCGCTGATCCTGTCCGGCGTGATGACCTTGCTGGTGTCCGGGCTCTCCACCTGGCGCGCCATCGGCCTGGCACCGGCCTTTGCCCAGCTCTGGCTGGGGGCGTGGCTCACCAGCTGGAGCATCGCCTTCCCGCTGGTGCTGGTCATCGCGCCGCTGACCCGGCGCCTCGTCGAAAAGCTGGCCAGGGCCTGA
- a CDS encoding antibiotic biosynthesis monooxygenase, producing MNQPTQQESVTLIIRHRARPDSVAAYEVILRELTRAASEFPGHLGVDVMRQGDHFTSVLRFASADELQAWLDSPQRRDLIERANPHLIDLEQKELHTAHEFWFTTPDNPQKQPPRWKQAAISYLVILPLVMLVPQLWRPLFVQIPLLGSFVPANMLIVATIVLLVVYVFMPRATRLFSAWLNAR from the coding sequence GTGAACCAGCCCACGCAGCAAGAATCCGTCACCCTGATCATCCGCCACCGCGCCCGCCCCGACAGCGTCGCCGCCTACGAAGTCATCCTGCGCGAACTGACCCGCGCCGCCAGCGAGTTTCCCGGCCATCTGGGGGTGGACGTGATGCGCCAGGGCGACCATTTCACCTCGGTCCTGCGCTTCGCCAGTGCCGACGAACTGCAGGCCTGGCTCGACTCGCCGCAGCGTCGGGACCTGATCGAACGCGCCAACCCGCACCTGATCGACCTGGAGCAGAAGGAGCTGCACACCGCCCACGAATTCTGGTTCACCACCCCGGACAACCCGCAGAAGCAGCCGCCGCGCTGGAAGCAGGCGGCCATCTCCTACCTGGTGATCCTGCCGCTGGTGATGCTGGTGCCGCAGCTCTGGCGCCCGCTGTTCGTCCAGATCCCCCTGCTGGGCAGCTTCGTGCCCGCCAACATGCTCATCGTCGCGACCATCGTCCTGCTGGTGGTCTACGTTTTCATGCCACGGGCCACGCGCCTGTTCTCCGCCTGGCTCAACGCCCGCTGA